The Acidimicrobiales bacterium genome has a segment encoding these proteins:
- a CDS encoding NUDIX hydrolase codes for MSPPRPELCVGAVILDDDRLLLIRRGHGPAAGNWSLPGGRVEFGETMVEALVREVREETGLDVAVGDYIGHVEIFSEDAHYVVHDFYATAFDTEGVVAGDDAREAAWVDLHAVADLALSEGLAEFLADHRIIDLFA; via the coding sequence ATGAGCCCACCGCGCCCTGAGCTCTGCGTCGGCGCGGTCATCCTCGACGACGACCGGCTGCTGCTGATCCGGCGGGGCCATGGCCCGGCCGCGGGCAACTGGTCGCTGCCCGGCGGCCGCGTCGAGTTCGGCGAGACGATGGTCGAAGCGCTGGTGCGCGAGGTGCGCGAGGAAACCGGCCTCGACGTTGCCGTGGGCGACTACATCGGCCACGTGGAGATCTTCAGCGAAGACGCGCACTACGTCGTCCACGACTTCTACGCCACTGCCTTCGACACCGAAGGCGTCGTCGCCGGCGATGATGCCCGCGAGGCAGCGTGGGTGGACCTGCACGCCGTCGCCGACCTCGCGCTGTCGGAGGGGCTGGCGGAGTTTCTCGCCGACCACCGCATCATCGACTTGTTCGCTTGA
- a CDS encoding GNAT family N-acetyltransferase: MTAGAVVPTPGVRPALEVDVPFVVALAEAAAASLHGSRGAELLLLRESTPPDATTIVDWLHAGDAAVLIGVLDGVPVGAAAAHVEVLTGGTLLAVVTMLYVDEAARAVGVGEALLNALVDWARAAGCASIDAYALPGERITKNFFEAAGFKARLLTVSHRLDEPTAP; encoded by the coding sequence GTGACCGCCGGCGCCGTCGTGCCCACCCCGGGGGTACGGCCGGCGCTCGAAGTCGACGTGCCGTTCGTCGTCGCGTTGGCTGAGGCCGCCGCCGCCTCGCTGCACGGCTCGCGCGGCGCCGAGTTGCTGCTGTTGCGTGAGTCGACGCCGCCCGACGCCACCACGATCGTCGACTGGCTCCACGCCGGTGACGCGGCCGTACTCATCGGCGTGCTCGACGGCGTCCCGGTTGGCGCCGCGGCGGCGCACGTCGAGGTGCTGACGGGCGGCACGTTGCTGGCCGTTGTCACGATGCTCTACGTCGACGAAGCGGCCCGCGCCGTCGGGGTGGGGGAGGCGTTGCTGAACGCGCTCGTCGACTGGGCGCGCGCCGCGGGCTGCGCGTCGATCGACGCCTACGCGCTCCCCGGCGAACGCATCACCAAGAACTTCTTCGAGGCCGCGGGCTTCAAGGCGCGGCTGCTGACGGTGAGCCACCGGTTGGATGAGCCCACCGCGCCCTGA
- a CDS encoding universal stress protein — protein MGYRNVVVGTDGSETAEKAVAHAAALAKTFGARLTIVTAYVHDKLKEARKSEPLPDEMQWMAKDVNEAEARAKRGKALAKKLGVTDVKIVTGATDPAMALIEAAESSGGDLIVTGNRGITQATRAIKGNVPNKVSHRAPCDVLIVHTTDG, from the coding sequence ATGGGCTACAGGAACGTGGTGGTGGGCACCGACGGGTCGGAAACCGCGGAAAAGGCCGTGGCGCACGCCGCGGCGTTGGCCAAGACGTTCGGCGCCCGCCTCACCATCGTCACCGCGTACGTGCACGACAAGCTCAAGGAAGCGCGCAAGTCCGAGCCGCTGCCCGACGAGATGCAGTGGATGGCCAAGGACGTCAACGAGGCCGAGGCCCGGGCCAAGCGGGGAAAGGCGTTGGCGAAGAAGCTCGGCGTGACCGACGTCAAGATCGTGACCGGCGCCACCGACCCGGCGATGGCGCTCATCGAGGCGGCCGAGTCCTCCGGCGGCGACCTGATCGTCACAGGTAATCGCGGGATTACGCAGGCGACACGCGCCATCAAGGGAAACGTCCCGAACAAGGTTTCGCACCGCGCGCCGTGCGACGTTTTGATCGTGCACACGACGGACGGGTAG
- a CDS encoding DUF4193 family protein — translation MADDSVDDDDQPGEIDEEDLEGLGEEDLIDDEEADLADDDEESFDDDEEGGGDEEDDEEGSAASAKKSAEDDDEDELEVDHDVEATLDEILKERLVVVEEDDEEDDEPADRADEGDSGKVAPKRPDEFVCQSCFLVKHPSQLADPKRQFCRDCV, via the coding sequence ATGGCTGACGACAGCGTCGACGATGACGACCAGCCCGGAGAAATCGACGAAGAGGACCTTGAAGGACTCGGCGAAGAAGACCTGATCGACGACGAGGAAGCTGACCTCGCCGACGACGACGAGGAGTCCTTCGACGACGACGAAGAGGGCGGGGGCGACGAGGAGGACGACGAAGAAGGCTCAGCCGCGTCCGCCAAGAAGTCGGCCGAAGACGACGACGAGGACGAGCTCGAGGTCGACCACGACGTCGAGGCCACCCTCGACGAGATCCTCAAAGAACGTCTGGTCGTCGTCGAGGAAGACGACGAGGAAGACGACGAACCCGCCGATCGCGCCGACGAGGGCGACAGCGGCAAGGTCGCGCCCAAGCGGCCCGACGAGTTCGTCTGCCAGTCGTGCTTCCTGGTGAAGCACCCGAGTCAGCTGGCGGATCCGAAGCGGCAGTTCTGCCGCGACTGCGTCTAA
- a CDS encoding MlaD family protein — MRRRINLNIVVFAIGFVVMMVWLASNVVSFKQVEKPYKLTADFDNAFGVLPHAEVSYLGVPVGQVTKVQIERASHAVRVTMAIDRGKDIPRGATANIQRKSAIGEQFIDFYAPTSQIAGSPYYKAGENIPKSLTTVPLEFSEFLRSASALLSALNPQDVNTIVHNLSVGLDGRADSLQQLATAGDKLTATIASRTAALDRISANGGKLTHALAQHRASLGADLDNLAQINAALAASKADIATLLDQGTPLLEQVTALVGNHKGELDCDLKVLEVVVDHASTTQQLTGLRALLTWAPAAFAAVWDTRDIEPDGVWVRVSPIQAPLNDTPKQFDPPRPLPPVIPAPNCNSTLPPSAAVTSSAAAPAKTPISASGAGLGLGMAVVAALFVVRAASRMSP, encoded by the coding sequence ATGAGGCGGCGGATCAACCTCAACATCGTCGTGTTCGCCATCGGCTTCGTCGTGATGATGGTGTGGCTGGCGAGCAACGTCGTGAGCTTCAAACAGGTCGAGAAGCCGTACAAGCTGACGGCGGATTTCGACAATGCCTTCGGCGTGCTGCCCCACGCCGAAGTCTCGTATCTCGGCGTCCCCGTCGGTCAGGTCACCAAGGTGCAGATCGAGCGCGCCAGCCACGCCGTGCGGGTCACGATGGCCATCGACCGCGGCAAGGACATCCCGCGTGGCGCAACGGCCAACATTCAGCGCAAGTCGGCCATCGGTGAGCAGTTCATCGACTTCTACGCGCCGACTTCCCAGATCGCCGGCTCGCCGTATTACAAGGCGGGGGAGAACATCCCGAAGTCGCTCACGACGGTGCCACTCGAGTTCTCGGAGTTCTTACGGTCGGCATCCGCCCTCCTGAGCGCCCTCAACCCGCAGGACGTCAACACGATCGTGCACAACCTCTCGGTCGGCCTCGACGGCCGCGCCGACTCGCTGCAGCAACTGGCGACCGCGGGCGACAAGCTGACGGCGACGATCGCCAGCCGCACCGCCGCGCTCGATCGCATCTCAGCCAACGGCGGCAAGCTGACGCACGCGTTGGCGCAGCACCGGGCGTCGCTCGGCGCCGACCTCGACAACCTGGCGCAGATCAACGCCGCCCTCGCCGCGTCGAAGGCCGACATCGCCACGCTGCTGGACCAGGGCACGCCGCTGCTCGAGCAAGTCACAGCCCTGGTGGGCAATCACAAGGGCGAACTCGACTGCGACCTCAAGGTCCTCGAAGTGGTCGTCGACCACGCCTCGACCACCCAGCAGCTCACCGGCCTGCGCGCCCTGCTGACGTGGGCCCCTGCCGCGTTCGCCGCGGTGTGGGATACCCGTGACATCGAGCCGGACGGCGTGTGGGTGCGGGTGTCGCCGATCCAGGCGCCGCTCAACGACACGCCGAAGCAGTTCGACCCGCCGCGCCCGTTGCCACCGGTCATCCCGGCACCGAACTGCAACAGCACGCTTCCGCCCAGTGCGGCGGTGACGTCGAGCGCCGCGGCGCCGGCCAAGACGCCGATTTCGGCTTCGGGAGCGGGCCTCGGCCTCGGCATGGCCGTGGTCGCCGCGCTGTTCGTGGTGCGGGCAGCAAGCAGAATGTCGCCGTGA
- a CDS encoding MlaD family protein, with protein sequence MKRRALIPVVVCAALLASMLSACATNSTTVTVVFDDSGDLQPRGSVQTADVRIGRIGSIHLTKDFKARVTLHINPGHHIPQNVTAVLRTTSLLGEKFVELRPRGNPTQGPFLKDGDVIKDVQQAPELEFVAEQAVDVLGQVTAGDVATLIDTGATSVLGRKDDIRTLIDSLSTFSTALATRTQNIGAIVDHLDTSIAAVAGEGASLSALLSDLATTTKSLADNRDKAVAILRNLSRLAAVQNTELDKYQANVETQIHQADDILRVLAGQSSELQSLIDWLDKFVYGLPSAIPNDFTNVIGWLIPYLQDPRAKKP encoded by the coding sequence GTGAAGCGCCGCGCCCTCATCCCCGTCGTGGTGTGCGCCGCGCTCCTGGCATCGATGCTGTCGGCGTGCGCCACCAACTCGACGACGGTCACCGTGGTGTTCGACGACTCCGGCGACCTCCAACCGCGCGGTTCGGTGCAGACCGCCGACGTGCGCATCGGCCGTATCGGCTCGATCCACCTGACCAAGGACTTCAAGGCGCGCGTCACGCTCCACATCAACCCCGGGCATCACATCCCACAGAACGTCACGGCCGTGTTGCGCACCACGTCGTTGCTGGGTGAGAAGTTCGTCGAGCTGCGCCCGCGGGGCAACCCGACGCAGGGTCCGTTCCTCAAGGACGGCGACGTGATCAAGGACGTGCAGCAGGCGCCGGAGCTCGAGTTCGTGGCCGAGCAAGCCGTCGACGTGCTCGGCCAGGTGACCGCGGGCGACGTAGCGACGCTCATCGACACCGGGGCCACCTCCGTGCTCGGCCGCAAAGACGACATCCGCACGCTCATCGACTCGCTGTCGACCTTCAGCACTGCCCTGGCGACGCGGACGCAGAACATCGGGGCGATCGTCGACCACCTCGACACCTCGATCGCGGCGGTGGCGGGGGAGGGGGCGTCGCTGTCGGCGCTGTTGAGCGACCTCGCCACGACCACCAAGTCACTGGCGGACAATCGCGACAAGGCCGTCGCCATCCTGCGCAACCTCAGCCGGCTCGCCGCGGTTCAGAACACCGAGCTCGACAAGTACCAGGCGAACGTCGAGACGCAGATCCATCAGGCCGACGACATCCTGCGCGTGCTCGCCGGCCAGTCGAGCGAGCTGCAGAGCCTCATCGACTGGCTCGACAAGTTCGTCTACGGCCTGCCCTCGGCCATCCCGAACGACTTCACCAACGTCATCGGCTGGCTCATCCCGTACCTGCAAGATCCCCGGGCGAAGAAGCCATGA
- a CDS encoding MCE family protein, with the protein MRRLAGFLAAALVVTGLGACGPGGPDEYTVTAYFTSAISLYSASQVRVLGLPAGHVKSVKVVGDKVRVVLRIHDDIPLPKDASATIIPLSFIGERYVQLYPAWKEGEPTLPHGAVLDLDRTSVPVEPDETLAALKHLLDTIDPQATGKLVHNLALGLDGTGDDLNKAIAGLGTITETLGEKDQQVASIIDNFDRFTATLADRDQTLGRVLDNFATTTDALAKERTAIQSLLASLASLSTNGLDLLKEHGTKLDHDITVLSRELRLVGAHIDQVDKLLAAGPILVAGKNLDGKAGLAASYDKNLHALDLRTLVTPDVAQVFNALGLPTTLVCEPVTTQCSLPGTGLSIPPDLPPTPLTSGPKHKSVVRGVIDSISAVFG; encoded by the coding sequence ATGAGGCGCCTCGCCGGCTTCCTCGCCGCCGCCCTCGTCGTGACCGGCCTCGGCGCCTGTGGTCCAGGCGGCCCCGACGAGTACACCGTCACGGCCTACTTCACGAGTGCGATCTCGCTGTACAGCGCGTCGCAGGTACGCGTCCTCGGCCTCCCCGCCGGTCACGTGAAGTCGGTGAAGGTCGTGGGTGACAAGGTGCGCGTCGTCCTGCGCATCCACGACGACATCCCCCTACCCAAGGACGCCAGCGCCACCATCATCCCGCTGTCGTTCATCGGCGAGCGCTACGTGCAGCTGTATCCCGCGTGGAAGGAGGGGGAGCCGACACTGCCGCACGGCGCCGTGCTCGATCTCGACCGCACCAGCGTGCCCGTCGAGCCCGACGAGACGCTTGCCGCGCTCAAGCACCTCCTCGACACCATCGATCCGCAGGCCACCGGGAAACTCGTCCACAACCTGGCGCTCGGGCTCGACGGAACGGGCGACGACCTCAACAAGGCGATCGCCGGGCTCGGCACGATCACCGAAACCCTGGGCGAGAAGGACCAACAGGTCGCGTCGATCATCGACAACTTCGACCGCTTCACCGCCACGCTCGCCGACCGCGACCAAACGCTCGGACGCGTGCTCGACAACTTCGCCACCACGACTGACGCCCTGGCCAAGGAGCGCACGGCGATCCAGTCGCTGCTCGCCAGCCTGGCGTCGCTGTCGACCAACGGGCTCGACCTGCTGAAGGAGCACGGAACCAAGCTCGACCACGACATCACGGTGCTCAGCCGTGAGTTGCGCCTCGTGGGCGCACACATCGACCAGGTCGACAAGCTGCTCGCCGCCGGGCCGATCCTCGTCGCCGGCAAGAACCTCGACGGCAAGGCCGGTCTCGCCGCGTCGTACGACAAGAACCTCCACGCCCTCGACCTGCGGACACTCGTGACGCCCGACGTGGCGCAGGTGTTCAACGCCCTCGGCCTGCCGACGACGCTCGTGTGCGAACCCGTCACCACGCAGTGCTCGCTGCCGGGCACCGGACTCTCGATCCCGCCCGACCTGCCGCCGACACCGCTCACCAGCGGGCCGAAGCACAAGTCGGTCGTGCGCGGCGTCATCGACTCGATCAGCGCGGTGTTCGGGTGA
- a CDS encoding MlaD family protein has product MKSFRDRNPYLVALFSLLAMAIVLLGTLLIKPVTSRGNFPIAAEFSDGSGVSKGAPVRVAGVQVGHVTSVRPDRQRGLVIVHMTINHGVRLGPDTRAEVALATLLGSKYVRLAGEVKDPVLTKGAVIPNDRTATPYDIFEIAKQGTHAIEATHNDNLNTLIKQLATITDGRQQSIQDLIHGIGQVSDAIAQRDSQLSDLIDRANTISGTLATKDQTLVTLLDQSDAVLKVLANRHDAVAQGIQQASIALNQLAGVVSTHKADLDSILSTLHPTVDILDRHQGDLDRALAWIGEGSYGLALASSHGEWGDVLVRSLGPDVVALLAALTGQGSTTP; this is encoded by the coding sequence ATGAAGAGCTTCCGCGACCGCAACCCGTACCTCGTGGCGCTGTTCTCGTTGCTCGCCATGGCGATCGTGCTGTTGGGCACGTTGCTGATCAAGCCGGTGACGTCGCGGGGCAACTTCCCGATTGCGGCGGAGTTCTCCGACGGCTCGGGCGTGTCGAAGGGCGCACCGGTGCGCGTCGCGGGAGTGCAGGTCGGCCACGTCACCTCGGTGCGGCCCGACCGCCAGCGCGGCCTCGTCATCGTCCACATGACGATCAACCACGGCGTGCGGCTGGGCCCCGACACGCGCGCCGAGGTGGCGCTCGCGACGCTGCTCGGCTCCAAGTACGTGCGGCTCGCCGGCGAGGTGAAGGATCCCGTGCTCACCAAGGGCGCCGTGATCCCGAACGACCGCACGGCGACGCCGTATGACATCTTCGAAATCGCCAAGCAGGGCACCCACGCGATCGAGGCAACGCACAACGACAACCTCAACACCCTGATCAAGCAACTGGCGACGATCACCGACGGCCGCCAGCAGTCGATCCAGGACCTCATCCATGGCATCGGTCAGGTGTCCGACGCGATCGCGCAGCGCGACTCGCAGTTGTCCGATCTGATCGACCGCGCCAACACCATCTCCGGCACCCTGGCCACCAAGGACCAGACGCTCGTGACGTTGCTCGACCAGAGCGATGCCGTGCTCAAGGTCCTGGCCAACCGGCACGACGCGGTGGCGCAGGGCATCCAGCAGGCGTCGATCGCCCTCAACCAACTCGCCGGCGTGGTGAGTACGCACAAGGCCGATCTCGACTCGATCCTGTCGACGCTGCACCCGACCGTCGACATCCTCGATCGCCATCAAGGCGACCTCGATCGCGCGCTGGCCTGGATCGGCGAGGGCTCGTACGGCTTGGCCCTGGCGTCCTCGCACGGCGAGTGGGGTGACGTGCTCGTGCGCTCGCTCGGCCCCGACGTCGTTGCGCTGCTCGCGGCGCTGACGGGGCAGGGGAGTACCACGCCATGA
- a CDS encoding MlaD family protein codes for MRSTLIKLTAFVTLCVVIAVALVFSIGNVQSLRIGPVQLLDDSYRLTATFDDVTGLLINDNVKVAGVKVGKVTGIQVVDGKARVTMRVKHQLKLPVDTEAAIRWRNLLGQRYLYLYPGTASTALQPGEAIKHTTSVVDLGELLNRLGPIVAAIDPNKVNDFLDTVVAALNGNEAKVGESLDALAKIAATLGERDEAIGRLVSNIDVVSAAVADRDREIRQVLDNLVLITKAFDDNVDVLDKASVELADYNGHLADILSHNRTQIDGILTNLTTVVNTVGDKLPTVEHIVAGLDDGVLRLANVSQYGEWLDQSIVCLRVGYPALASTPCLDQPSNNMNGIAGSQASVLKGAAGIRSILSLAVSR; via the coding sequence ATGCGCTCCACCCTGATCAAGCTCACCGCCTTCGTGACGCTGTGCGTCGTGATCGCCGTCGCGCTCGTGTTCAGCATCGGCAACGTGCAGTCACTGCGCATCGGGCCCGTGCAGTTGCTCGACGACTCGTACCGCCTAACCGCCACCTTCGACGACGTCACCGGCCTGCTGATCAACGACAACGTGAAAGTGGCGGGCGTCAAGGTGGGCAAGGTCACCGGTATTCAGGTGGTCGACGGCAAGGCCCGCGTGACGATGCGCGTAAAGCATCAGCTCAAGCTGCCGGTCGACACCGAGGCCGCCATCCGTTGGCGCAACCTGCTCGGCCAGCGCTACCTCTACCTGTATCCCGGCACCGCGTCGACGGCGCTGCAACCGGGCGAGGCGATCAAGCACACGACGTCGGTCGTCGACCTCGGCGAATTGCTCAACCGGCTCGGTCCAATTGTCGCGGCCATCGACCCGAACAAGGTCAACGACTTCCTCGACACGGTGGTGGCCGCGCTCAACGGCAACGAGGCAAAGGTCGGCGAATCCCTCGACGCGCTGGCCAAGATTGCGGCGACGCTCGGCGAACGCGACGAAGCCATCGGGCGGTTGGTGTCCAACATCGACGTCGTCTCCGCCGCCGTCGCCGACCGGGATCGCGAGATCCGCCAGGTCCTCGACAACCTCGTGCTCATCACCAAGGCGTTCGACGACAACGTCGACGTCCTCGACAAGGCCAGCGTGGAACTCGCCGACTACAACGGCCACCTCGCCGACATTCTGAGTCACAACCGCACCCAGATCGACGGCATCCTGACGAACCTCACCACGGTGGTGAACACCGTGGGCGACAAGCTGCCGACGGTCGAGCACATCGTGGCGGGTCTCGACGACGGCGTGCTGCGCCTCGCCAACGTGTCGCAGTACGGCGAGTGGCTCGACCAGTCGATCGTGTGCCTCAGGGTGGGTTACCCGGCGCTGGCGTCGACGCCGTGCCTCGACCAGCCGAGCAACAACATGAACGGCATCGCCGGCTCACAAGCGTCCGTCCTCAAGGGCGCCGCCGGGATCCGCTCGATCCTCTCGCTGGCGGTGTCGCGATGA
- a CDS encoding MlaD family protein: MTERTYRVLSGLVAVLLFSSVVVTGAKLASGAAKPVYHVEGTFSAAGQGLLSGSDVKIHGVNIGKVSTIKLVDGRARIRLTIDKSDKIPVDAHAIIRPKTLFGEKFIDIDPGADEATGPFMRDGDTIKHTLGGFELERVLSDAYPILKAVKPEELGTILETLARGGEGTGPNVNHSLQNLAVIATSQAGNVKETEQFVDDLAALSDTLAAKADATAQGIHDAHDVLPVINDRTAEFTGALSDLATLSGDLADVLENNQPLLHKLVTEGGKPLAVIDAQLGQLPKTVVGLRQFLETLAESGTGIPYGSGTVAKIKVLVGGNTCQPALADCSTDLPAGYSVNHAPVLSGINAGNTVEPTAAPLHPPVKGVKGIRALLRSLLG, from the coding sequence GTGACTGAGCGGACCTATCGGGTTCTCAGCGGTCTGGTTGCGGTCCTGCTGTTCTCGTCGGTGGTCGTCACCGGGGCGAAGCTGGCGTCGGGCGCGGCCAAGCCCGTGTACCACGTCGAGGGCACGTTCAGCGCGGCGGGCCAGGGCCTGTTGTCGGGCAGCGACGTCAAGATCCACGGCGTCAACATCGGCAAGGTCTCGACGATCAAGCTCGTCGACGGGCGCGCCCGCATTCGCCTCACCATCGACAAGTCCGACAAGATCCCGGTCGACGCGCACGCCATCATTCGCCCCAAGACGCTCTTCGGTGAGAAGTTCATCGACATCGACCCGGGAGCCGACGAAGCCACCGGCCCGTTCATGCGCGACGGCGACACGATCAAGCACACCCTCGGCGGCTTCGAGCTGGAGCGGGTGCTGTCCGACGCCTATCCGATCCTCAAAGCGGTCAAGCCCGAAGAGCTGGGCACCATCCTCGAGACGCTCGCCCGCGGCGGCGAGGGCACGGGCCCGAACGTCAATCACTCACTCCAGAACTTGGCCGTCATCGCCACCTCGCAGGCGGGCAACGTCAAGGAGACCGAGCAGTTCGTCGACGACCTCGCCGCGCTGTCCGACACGCTGGCGGCCAAAGCCGACGCCACCGCGCAGGGTATCCACGACGCGCACGACGTCTTGCCGGTCATCAACGACCGCACCGCCGAGTTCACGGGGGCGTTGAGTGATCTCGCCACGCTGTCGGGTGACCTCGCCGACGTCCTCGAGAACAACCAGCCGCTGCTGCACAAGCTCGTCACCGAAGGCGGCAAGCCGCTGGCAGTCATCGACGCCCAACTCGGCCAGCTGCCCAAGACCGTCGTCGGCTTGCGGCAGTTCCTCGAAACGCTGGCGGAGTCGGGGACGGGCATCCCGTACGGCAGCGGCACGGTGGCCAAGATCAAGGTGCTCGTCGGCGGCAACACCTGCCAGCCGGCGCTGGCCGACTGCTCGACCGATCTCCCGGCCGGTTACAGCGTGAACCACGCGCCGGTCCTCAGCGGCATCAACGCCGGCAACACCGTCGAGCCGACCGCGGCCCCGCTGCACCCGCCCGTCAAAGGCGTGAAGGGCATCCGGGCCCTCCTACGGAGCCTGCTGGGCTGA
- a CDS encoding ABC transporter permease has protein sequence MQTVRTARLRVSAVFEEIGRQMEFYLRILRDVITMQVFRRGYTKQLTLLISDITIGAGALIVGGGMVFVIFSMSFFTGTEVGLQGFKGLEQIGAQAFTGLVGSFANTREVTPIIAGVAFAAQVGAGFTAELGAMRISDEIDALEVMSVPSFVYLVCTRVVAALICIIPLYLFSLYASFFATRLVTTKFFGLSPGVYNHYFRLYLPPIDVFYSLAKACIFAVVVSLIHCYYGYYASGGPAGVGVAVGRAIRLSIVTVVVLNLVLSVIFWGGGNSVRIAG, from the coding sequence ATGCAGACCGTTCGCACTGCTCGCCTCCGCGTCTCGGCCGTCTTCGAGGAGATCGGTCGCCAGATGGAGTTCTATCTCCGGATCCTGCGCGACGTGATCACCATGCAGGTGTTCCGCCGCGGCTACACCAAGCAACTGACGCTGCTCATCTCGGACATCACCATCGGCGCCGGGGCGCTCATCGTCGGTGGCGGCATGGTGTTCGTGATTTTCTCCATGTCGTTCTTCACCGGCACGGAGGTCGGCCTCCAAGGCTTCAAGGGTCTCGAACAGATCGGCGCGCAGGCCTTCACCGGCCTCGTCGGCTCCTTCGCCAACACCCGCGAGGTCACACCGATCATCGCCGGCGTGGCGTTCGCGGCGCAGGTGGGCGCCGGGTTCACCGCCGAACTGGGCGCTATGCGCATCTCCGACGAGATCGACGCCCTCGAAGTGATGTCGGTGCCGAGCTTCGTGTACCTCGTGTGCACCCGGGTCGTGGCGGCATTGATCTGCATCATCCCGCTGTACCTGTTCTCGCTCTACGCCAGCTTCTTCGCCACGCGGCTGGTCACGACCAAGTTCTTCGGTTTGTCACCGGGCGTCTACAACCACTATTTCCGGTTGTACCTGCCGCCAATCGACGTGTTCTACAGCTTGGCCAAAGCTTGCATCTTTGCCGTGGTCGTGTCGCTCATCCACTGCTACTACGGCTACTACGCGTCGGGAGGTCCGGCCGGCGTCGGCGTGGCGGTAGGGCGCGCCATCCGGCTCAGCATCGTGACCGTGGTCGTGCTCAACCTGGTGCTCTCGGTCATCTTCTGGGGTGGCGGCAACAGCGTGAGGATCGCGGGTTGA
- a CDS encoding ABC transporter permease, producing the protein MATTLSDFTDKPVTLVRETGNMFAIALEALRKTWDVRQWGREYLEQCWFIAKVTSIPVVLIAIPFGAVIALHVGSFSRQLGAESNTGAAMVLAIVREAAPVAVALLIAGAGGSAMTADLGSRKIRDEIAAMEVMAVNPIHRLVTPRLWAAATVSVLLVPLVSLAGLAGGFVFNVVVQKVTAGAYFSGFTVLVQLADLWSALAKAFLFGLVAAMVACYKGLYAKGGPKGVGDAVNQSVVVSFILIFFVNFVMTTLYFAVVPQKF; encoded by the coding sequence ATGGCGACGACTCTCAGCGACTTCACCGACAAGCCCGTCACGCTGGTCCGCGAGACCGGCAACATGTTCGCCATCGCCCTCGAGGCGCTGCGCAAGACGTGGGACGTGCGGCAATGGGGCCGCGAATACCTCGAGCAGTGCTGGTTCATCGCCAAGGTCACCAGCATCCCGGTGGTTCTCATCGCCATCCCGTTCGGCGCGGTGATCGCGCTGCACGTGGGCTCGTTCAGCCGTCAGCTCGGAGCCGAGTCGAACACCGGCGCGGCGATGGTGCTCGCCATCGTGCGCGAGGCAGCGCCCGTCGCCGTCGCCCTCCTCATCGCCGGGGCCGGCGGATCGGCGATGACGGCCGACCTTGGCTCGCGCAAGATCCGCGACGAGATCGCGGCGATGGAGGTGATGGCGGTCAACCCGATCCACCGCTTGGTGACGCCGCGCCTGTGGGCCGCCGCCACCGTGTCGGTACTGCTGGTGCCCCTCGTGAGCCTCGCCGGCCTGGCGGGCGGTTTCGTGTTCAACGTCGTGGTGCAGAAGGTGACGGCCGGCGCCTACTTCTCCGGCTTCACCGTGCTGGTGCAGCTCGCCGACCTGTGGTCGGCGCTCGCCAAGGCGTTCCTGTTCGGGCTCGTGGCCGCCATGGTCGCCTGCTACAAGGGTCTCTACGCCAAAGGTGGCCCGAAGGGCGTCGGCGACGCCGTGAACCAGTCGGTGGTCGTCAGCTTCATCCTGATCTTCTTCGTCAACTTCGTGATGACGACGCTCTACTTCGCGGTCGTCCCGCAGAAATTCTGA